TATCCTTCCTTTTCACAAAGTCATCATACATAGCCTGGTGTTTCCGCTGaatgggagagacagagagagggacagcaaTGTCATTAGTTGGCAGGTAGATTAGTTACTGTTTAGATGCAAACATCTCTACAAACTGCCTTGTTTTGACATCTGTGGAAGAAGATACAGTATGGTAGAGAAGCTGTCAGTTCTGACACTGTGTGGTATACATAAAAAGATTCTGTAGAGGTAGAGCAGCTGTTTCATCTGATGCTCACAGAAATATTAGGCTATAAGACTGAGAATAAGTACAAACGATAAAACAtcttattttgaaatctatACCTTGAGGTGCGTTACGAAGTTGGACGTGACACTTCGCTTCGCCTGGATCCTGGTACCACAAGCCTTGCAGTTGGACTCGATTTTGCCATTTTCACCTTCAAACACAATATTAAAGTAATCCAGAATAGACACCTTCGAAACTGACGCCATTAGAGCCCACAGTTGCTCTACTCCGAAGTAAAATCAACTTGCGATCAAGGACAATGTGAGTCTGAGGTATCAATCTCACCTCGCCTCTAATCATGAGCGCAGGCCAGCGTGTTTACTTCCCAATCCCCGATAACACATAAAATGTTGCCAGTTGCGCAGACAAAAGGACATTTAATTCCAAGCAGGAGTTGCGTCGCTTGCACGTCCGAAATCGGCCACAATCTGGCTACACGGGCTGCTGCGGATGTCTCGAAACATCAATAATATAATCGTGAAGCTACATCCGTTGTTTCTGCGCTCCCATCCGTCGTTAGGACGCAAGTGAAGGGGAGGCAGTGCGCTGTTTTTCATGGAGGCATGTAGACAGTATTATAATTGGACCAGGAAGTACTTACAATAAAAGGGAGTCTCGTTTCCCGTTTCGGCAGTTCCCGGTAATGTTCGGCTGTCCCTGGTCAGGAGAAGGCAGGTTTCCTCTGATACAGGCTTCATACAATGCAATTGCAATTTCAATTCTCACTTGCAATGAGAATTGAAATTAAGACTGGATTACGGTTTTGAGAATAGAGTTTAAAAAATACTTACATAttcaaacatttaatttaattatgtaggctatttttttaaatattttagcaTTGATTATGTATAGGGTAAAACAGAAATACTTACATAAAAGACAATTCATTATCTAAAAGCCCTCGTTTATTTAAGTCCTTATTATTGTTTACGACCATATTATGGTgtgttaaataataatacagaaTTTATTAAGATACTTATTATAAATACTAGGTAGGGGGAGTTAAGGTGAAGTACTGCTTGTTTACTACCTAAGCTGAGCAGCCCAGTCTCTTGCTGCAGGAAGGGTATTTCCTGGTGCCCCCATGCTCAACCCAGGACCATCAAACACCTGGCTAAGTTTCTCAGATGGGACAACAGAGGTAACGTAGTTGTAGAAACAGGCAGCCTTGGCCAGTGTGGAAGTGACCTGTGGACAGGAGCGCAACCCCTCTCCGACACACTGTTCAAGGGAGCGAGAGAAACAGTCCACTCGACAAACACCCAGACCATGCTCCcactctccttcctctcctccgtcACCATGGCCATTCCTGATCCTTTCCTCCACATTGTTACCATTGTCCACCTCTTCTCCATCTTCTTTTCTTGCCCGTTAGTGAGAGTAGGTGAAACCAGGAAAACAGGGAGACAACATGGCTTTACTGTTGTTGATAGGAAAGGGTCCGCAACCACACAAAATGCTCTCCCTGACTCGCCATGAGAGTGACATACTTCACTTATGTGAGTTATGAGGTTGGATATAATAGATCTCATAAGTTTACCATTGCTTTAGAAATCAGTTAAAATAAGCAGTTAAATAGAACTTTGGGGTTttcacaacctggcaacctacaACTAGTTCTTATCAATGGCCTAACATTGATATATAAagtattaataaattatttatgaatgattaaaaaatacattacTACTTTTAAATCCTCCAGAAAATGGTACCGGCCATTTATTGAAAAGAGTCAGACAggttatgtttatatttatttataaattaaTCTTACAGTCTACaacacagattttattttaaatcataaAGACAGCATTCACAAACACATTCTTCTCAAACAGGCCACACATATATCAGTGAGACAGTTACAAATGCACAAGATCAAACATAATCTATTACTATTTAGTCATCGAGTCATTACAGAATCATCTGTAATCTCCATTTAGAAATCCACCGGGAGGGTCGCTGTTGAGTTCAATTAGCCTTGATGTATAATCTACTGACTCCAACCCGTCACACTCTGTGGCCATATGCTCTTCTCAGATCATCTCCGGCTTTGACTCAACAGAGTTATTTAGTCGGCCTCCTTGTCCAACTGGGCTGCTGAGGCTTCCTCCTGGAGAATATGTTTGTCTTTCATGCTGTGCTTCAGCTCCTGTCTGGTGTTCAGAACTGCAGTCTGAAGGGTTGCAATCTCAGCTGACAGCTCTATTACTGTAATATGACAGAAAAAGGAAGATGAAGaatgatgaaaagaaaataatttaccaGTAGTACACCAAGTACTCTGCCAGATGTTTAATCTTGCACATATGCATAAAAATACCAGACACCAATAAAATCACAATATTCTTCCTATCTGCCTAATTAGGAGTGTCATGTCATTTTAAATGACTTAATCTTTGGCAGCAGCACAATAATATTTTAAGTTCTCTACACTTTATCTAAGTTTATTTATCTATCCATTGATAGTTATATCCATATGGCTATATATAGTGGCACTTTTACATACACTATCTGTATAATATTCCTACATGCTGAATATATATAAGAATCCAATGTGGCCCTGAAGCTGAACGCATTGCAACTAAAGAATATAAATAGACAAAAAATAAGCAAATGAAGAAAGCATCTTAAACAGTCTGATAAcacatatgtacagtatgtagtagAACAATATATGCTGCAAATACAGGTCCCAGGCAAACTAGTaaattgtttgtattttgtcaGTTGATTTGAATTGGGAGGCTAGTAAGGACAGCAGTAAAGGTACAACAGGTGTATAGCAAATATCTGCAATCTGGATCATGCAGTCAGTgttaaaactaaaatgttaGCTAATTTTTCAACATCTTTTACAGGGAGTCAACAGAAGTAggtttctgtatttgtttgttttcaagttGCAGATTGTGTATCACAATTTGCCCCGTGTGTTATTCCTTTCCAGCGTTTTTGTATATGCTCCGTAAGTTTTGTTAAATTGGTGAAGCATGTTTTTTCTCAAGTTGTAATAAGTTGAGCTCTCAGGGTCGCTTTAAGAATCTCAGGAAAAACAAATTAATGTTTAACATGGGATACAATGTGTTCAACTGTTGTATGGTTGTTTTGGTACACTGTGTACATTATTTTACATATTAAATCAAAAATGATAACCTAATCTTGGCTATATCCTAAAGTAATCACATATTAGCAGAACAAATGTGTGGTTGCTTGAAACAAAGTAAAGACTCTTTTGGAAATGTAACATCATACCTTGCTTGAATGACGACTGTGCTTGTTTAAGAGATTGTGGCACCAGAATCCCAAACCACTTCAGCGGATCTTGTTGAGGATTCTGGTCACCTTTTCTTACTGGAGTTACTTCAGGAACTTTCTCACTGCTAGCTTCTTCCCTTGCATCCTTCTCCGTGATGTCCTTTTTTGGTTTAATTCGTCTCCTGACACCTATGAAACCGCATAAttcaataaatcaaaaatgtatttgattttgTTAAATGTAAACAACATTCCTTTTCTATCACCACATGGACTATGGCAGACTCACCTTCTTCTTGAGGTCCAATATCCTCTATTAACCTGGCATCTTTTCCAGCCTCATTACTACACTTTTGTTTGACCCTTTCTGTGCAGAAATCCACCTCAC
This genomic interval from Perca fluviatilis chromosome 5, GENO_Pfluv_1.0, whole genome shotgun sequence contains the following:
- the ccdc115 gene encoding coiled-coil domain-containing protein 115 is translated as MGVSELEDSSRLLDEKLLLFMDQLALLEEKRATLNSLIEQGWFSMSKARYSMGNKHVSALQYASEIEPLVSVHARTLDNGEVDFCTERVKQKCSNEAGKDARLIEDIGPQEEGVRRRIKPKKDITEKDAREEASSEKVPEVTPVRKGDQNPQQDPLKWFGILVPQSLKQAQSSFKQVIELSAEIATLQTAVLNTRQELKHSMKDKHILQEEASAAQLDKEAD